The Pan troglodytes isolate AG18354 chromosome 17, NHGRI_mPanTro3-v2.0_pri, whole genome shotgun sequence genome includes a region encoding these proteins:
- the ENOSF1 gene encoding mitochondrial enolase superfamily member 1 isoform X3, with protein MVRGRISRLSVRDVRFPTSLGGHGSDAMHTDPDYSAAYVVIETDAEDGIKGCGITFTLGKGTEVVVCAVNALAHHVLNKDLKDIVGDFRGFYRQLTSDGQLRWIGPEKGVVHLATAAVLNAVWDLWAKQEGKPVWKLLVDMDPRTLVSCIDFRYITDVLTEEDALEILQKGQVGKKEREKQMLAQGYPAYTTSCAWLGYSDDTLKQLCAQALKDGWTRFKVKVGADLQDDMRRCQIIRDMIGPEKTLSLFLQMMDANQRWDVPEAVEWMSKLAKFKPLWIEEPTSPDDILGHATISKCHNRVIFKQLLQAKALQFLQIDSCRLGSVNENLSVLLMAKKFEIPVCPHAGGVGLCELVQHLIIFDYISVSASLENRVCEYVDHLHEHFKYPVMIQRASYMPPKDPGYSTEMKEESVKKHQYPDGEVWKKLLPAQEN; from the exons CACACGGACCCTGACTACTCGGCTGCCTATGTCGTCATAGAAACTGATGCAGAAGATGGAATCAAGGGGTGTGGAATTACCTTCACTCTGGGAAAAGGCACTGAAGTTG TTGTCTGTGCTGTGAATGCCCTCGCCCACCATGTGCTCAACAAGGACCTCAAGGACATTGTTGGTGACTTCAGAGGCTTCTATAGGCAGCTCACAAGTGATGGGCAGCTCAGATGG ATTGGTCCAGAAAAGGGCGTGGTGCACCTGGCGACAGCGGCCGTCCTAAACGCGGTGTGGGACTTGTGGGCCAAGCAGGAGGGAAAG CCTGTCTGGAAGTTACTTGTGGACATG GATCCCAGGACGCTGGTATCCTGCATAGATTTCAGGTACATCACTGATGTCCTGACTGAAGAGGATGCCCTAG aaaTACTGCAGAAAGGTCAAGTtggtaaaaaagaaagag agaagcaaatgctggcaCAAGGATACCCTGCTTACACGACATCGTGCGCCTGGCTGGGGTACTCAGATGACACGTTGAAGCAG CTCTGTGCCCAGGCGCTGAAGGATGGCTGGACCAG GTTTAAAGTAAAGGTGGGTGCTGATCTCCAGGATGACATGCGAAGATGCCAAATCATCCGAGACATGATTGGACCGGAAAAGACTTTG AgtctctttttgcagatgatGGATGCCAACCAGCGCTGGGATGTGCCTGAGGCAGTGGAGTGGATGTCCAAGCTGGCCAAGTTCAAGCCATTGTGGATTGAGGAGCCAACCTCCCCTGATGACATTCTGGGGCACGCCACCATTTCCAAG TGCCACAATAGAGTGATATTTAAGCAACTCCTACAGGCGAAGGCCCTGCAGTTCCTCCAGATTGACAGTTGCAGACTGGGCAGTGTCAATGAGAACCTCTCAGTATTGCTGATGGCCAAAAAGTTTGAAA TTCCTGTTTGCCCCCATGCTGGCGGAGTTGGCCTCTGTGAACTGGTGCAGCACCTGATTATATTTGACTACATATCAGTTTCCGCAAGCCTTGAAAACAG GGTGTGTGAGTATGTTGACCACCTGCATGAGCATTTCAAGTATCCTGTGATGATCCAGCGGGCTTCCTACATGCCTCCCAAG GATCCCGGCTACTCAACAGAAATGAAGGAGGAATCTGTAAAGAAACACCAGTATCCAGATGGTGAAGTTTGGAAGAAACTCCTTCCTGCTCAAGAAAATTAA
- the ENOSF1 gene encoding mitochondrial enolase superfamily member 1 isoform X1 produces the protein MVRGRISRLSVRDVRFPTSLGGHGSDAMHTDPDYSAAYVVIETDAEDGIKGCGITFTLGKGTEVVVCAVNALAHHVLNKDLKDIVGDFRGFYRQLTSDGQLRWIGPEKGVVHLATAAVLNAVWDLWAKQEGKPVWKLLVDMDPRTLVSCIDFRYITDVLTEEDALEILQKGQVGKKEREKQMLAQGYPAYTTSCAWLGYSDDTLKQLCAQALKDGWTRFKVKVGADLQDDMRRCQIIRDMIGPEKTLSLFLQMMDANQRWDVPEAVEWMSKLAKFKPLWIEEPTSPDDILGHATISKALVPLGIGIATGEQCHNRVIFKQLLQAKALQFLQIDSCRLGSVNENLSVLLMAKKFEIPVCPHAGGVGLCELVQHLIIFDYISVSASLENRVCEYVDHLHEHFKYPVMIQRASYMPPKDPGYSTEMKEESVKKHQYPDGEVWKKLLPAQEN, from the exons CACACGGACCCTGACTACTCGGCTGCCTATGTCGTCATAGAAACTGATGCAGAAGATGGAATCAAGGGGTGTGGAATTACCTTCACTCTGGGAAAAGGCACTGAAGTTG TTGTCTGTGCTGTGAATGCCCTCGCCCACCATGTGCTCAACAAGGACCTCAAGGACATTGTTGGTGACTTCAGAGGCTTCTATAGGCAGCTCACAAGTGATGGGCAGCTCAGATGG ATTGGTCCAGAAAAGGGCGTGGTGCACCTGGCGACAGCGGCCGTCCTAAACGCGGTGTGGGACTTGTGGGCCAAGCAGGAGGGAAAG CCTGTCTGGAAGTTACTTGTGGACATG GATCCCAGGACGCTGGTATCCTGCATAGATTTCAGGTACATCACTGATGTCCTGACTGAAGAGGATGCCCTAG aaaTACTGCAGAAAGGTCAAGTtggtaaaaaagaaagag agaagcaaatgctggcaCAAGGATACCCTGCTTACACGACATCGTGCGCCTGGCTGGGGTACTCAGATGACACGTTGAAGCAG CTCTGTGCCCAGGCGCTGAAGGATGGCTGGACCAG GTTTAAAGTAAAGGTGGGTGCTGATCTCCAGGATGACATGCGAAGATGCCAAATCATCCGAGACATGATTGGACCGGAAAAGACTTTG AgtctctttttgcagatgatGGATGCCAACCAGCGCTGGGATGTGCCTGAGGCAGTGGAGTGGATGTCCAAGCTGGCCAAGTTCAAGCCATTGTGGATTGAGGAGCCAACCTCCCCTGATGACATTCTGGGGCACGCCACCATTTCCAAG GCACTGGTCCCATTAGGAATTGGCATTGCCACAGGAGAACAG TGCCACAATAGAGTGATATTTAAGCAACTCCTACAGGCGAAGGCCCTGCAGTTCCTCCAGATTGACAGTTGCAGACTGGGCAGTGTCAATGAGAACCTCTCAGTATTGCTGATGGCCAAAAAGTTTGAAA TTCCTGTTTGCCCCCATGCTGGCGGAGTTGGCCTCTGTGAACTGGTGCAGCACCTGATTATATTTGACTACATATCAGTTTCCGCAAGCCTTGAAAACAG GGTGTGTGAGTATGTTGACCACCTGCATGAGCATTTCAAGTATCCTGTGATGATCCAGCGGGCTTCCTACATGCCTCCCAAG GATCCCGGCTACTCAACAGAAATGAAGGAGGAATCTGTAAAGAAACACCAGTATCCAGATGGTGAAGTTTGGAAGAAACTCCTTCCTGCTCAAGAAAATTAA
- the ENOSF1 gene encoding mitochondrial enolase superfamily member 1 isoform X2, giving the protein MVRGRISRLSVRDVRFPTSLGGHGSDAMHTDPDYSAAYVVIETDAEDGIKGCGITFTLGKGTEVVVCAVNALAHHVLNKDLKDIVGDFRGFYRQLTSDGQLRWIGPEKGVVHLATAAVLNAVWDLWAKQEGKPVWKLLVDMDPRTLVSCIDFRYITDVLTEEDALEILQKGQVGKKEREKQMLAQGYPAYTTSCAWLGYSDDTLKQLCAQALKDGWTRFKVKVGADLQDDMRRCQIIRDMIGPEKTLMMDANQRWDVPEAVEWMSKLAKFKPLWIEEPTSPDDILGHATISKALVPLGIGIATGEQCHNRVIFKQLLQAKALQFLQIDSCRLGSVNENLSVLLMAKKFEIPVCPHAGGVGLCELVQHLIIFDYISVSASLENRVCEYVDHLHEHFKYPVMIQRASYMPPKDPGYSTEMKEESVKKHQYPDGEVWKKLLPAQEN; this is encoded by the exons CACACGGACCCTGACTACTCGGCTGCCTATGTCGTCATAGAAACTGATGCAGAAGATGGAATCAAGGGGTGTGGAATTACCTTCACTCTGGGAAAAGGCACTGAAGTTG TTGTCTGTGCTGTGAATGCCCTCGCCCACCATGTGCTCAACAAGGACCTCAAGGACATTGTTGGTGACTTCAGAGGCTTCTATAGGCAGCTCACAAGTGATGGGCAGCTCAGATGG ATTGGTCCAGAAAAGGGCGTGGTGCACCTGGCGACAGCGGCCGTCCTAAACGCGGTGTGGGACTTGTGGGCCAAGCAGGAGGGAAAG CCTGTCTGGAAGTTACTTGTGGACATG GATCCCAGGACGCTGGTATCCTGCATAGATTTCAGGTACATCACTGATGTCCTGACTGAAGAGGATGCCCTAG aaaTACTGCAGAAAGGTCAAGTtggtaaaaaagaaagag agaagcaaatgctggcaCAAGGATACCCTGCTTACACGACATCGTGCGCCTGGCTGGGGTACTCAGATGACACGTTGAAGCAG CTCTGTGCCCAGGCGCTGAAGGATGGCTGGACCAG GTTTAAAGTAAAGGTGGGTGCTGATCTCCAGGATGACATGCGAAGATGCCAAATCATCCGAGACATGATTGGACCGGAAAAGACTTTG atgatGGATGCCAACCAGCGCTGGGATGTGCCTGAGGCAGTGGAGTGGATGTCCAAGCTGGCCAAGTTCAAGCCATTGTGGATTGAGGAGCCAACCTCCCCTGATGACATTCTGGGGCACGCCACCATTTCCAAG GCACTGGTCCCATTAGGAATTGGCATTGCCACAGGAGAACAG TGCCACAATAGAGTGATATTTAAGCAACTCCTACAGGCGAAGGCCCTGCAGTTCCTCCAGATTGACAGTTGCAGACTGGGCAGTGTCAATGAGAACCTCTCAGTATTGCTGATGGCCAAAAAGTTTGAAA TTCCTGTTTGCCCCCATGCTGGCGGAGTTGGCCTCTGTGAACTGGTGCAGCACCTGATTATATTTGACTACATATCAGTTTCCGCAAGCCTTGAAAACAG GGTGTGTGAGTATGTTGACCACCTGCATGAGCATTTCAAGTATCCTGTGATGATCCAGCGGGCTTCCTACATGCCTCCCAAG GATCCCGGCTACTCAACAGAAATGAAGGAGGAATCTGTAAAGAAACACCAGTATCCAGATGGTGAAGTTTGGAAGAAACTCCTTCCTGCTCAAGAAAATTAA
- the ENOSF1 gene encoding mitochondrial enolase superfamily member 1 isoform X4, whose protein sequence is MVRGRISRLSVRDVRFPTSLGGHGSDAMHTDPDYSAAYVVIETDAEDGIKGCGITFTLGKGTEVVVCAVNALAHHVLNKDLKDIVGDFRGFYRQLTSDGQLRWIGPEKGVVHLATAAVLNAVWDLWAKQEGKPVWKLLVDMDPRTLVSCIDFRYITDVLTEEDALEILQKGQVGKKEREKQMLAQGYPAYTTSCAWLGYSDDTLKQLCAQALKDGWTRFKVKVGADLQDDMRRCQIIRDMIGPEKTLMMDANQRWDVPEAVEWMSKLAKFKPLWIEEPTSPDDILGHATISKCHNRVIFKQLLQAKALQFLQIDSCRLGSVNENLSVLLMAKKFEIPVCPHAGGVGLCELVQHLIIFDYISVSASLENRVCEYVDHLHEHFKYPVMIQRASYMPPKDPGYSTEMKEESVKKHQYPDGEVWKKLLPAQEN, encoded by the exons CACACGGACCCTGACTACTCGGCTGCCTATGTCGTCATAGAAACTGATGCAGAAGATGGAATCAAGGGGTGTGGAATTACCTTCACTCTGGGAAAAGGCACTGAAGTTG TTGTCTGTGCTGTGAATGCCCTCGCCCACCATGTGCTCAACAAGGACCTCAAGGACATTGTTGGTGACTTCAGAGGCTTCTATAGGCAGCTCACAAGTGATGGGCAGCTCAGATGG ATTGGTCCAGAAAAGGGCGTGGTGCACCTGGCGACAGCGGCCGTCCTAAACGCGGTGTGGGACTTGTGGGCCAAGCAGGAGGGAAAG CCTGTCTGGAAGTTACTTGTGGACATG GATCCCAGGACGCTGGTATCCTGCATAGATTTCAGGTACATCACTGATGTCCTGACTGAAGAGGATGCCCTAG aaaTACTGCAGAAAGGTCAAGTtggtaaaaaagaaagag agaagcaaatgctggcaCAAGGATACCCTGCTTACACGACATCGTGCGCCTGGCTGGGGTACTCAGATGACACGTTGAAGCAG CTCTGTGCCCAGGCGCTGAAGGATGGCTGGACCAG GTTTAAAGTAAAGGTGGGTGCTGATCTCCAGGATGACATGCGAAGATGCCAAATCATCCGAGACATGATTGGACCGGAAAAGACTTTG atgatGGATGCCAACCAGCGCTGGGATGTGCCTGAGGCAGTGGAGTGGATGTCCAAGCTGGCCAAGTTCAAGCCATTGTGGATTGAGGAGCCAACCTCCCCTGATGACATTCTGGGGCACGCCACCATTTCCAAG TGCCACAATAGAGTGATATTTAAGCAACTCCTACAGGCGAAGGCCCTGCAGTTCCTCCAGATTGACAGTTGCAGACTGGGCAGTGTCAATGAGAACCTCTCAGTATTGCTGATGGCCAAAAAGTTTGAAA TTCCTGTTTGCCCCCATGCTGGCGGAGTTGGCCTCTGTGAACTGGTGCAGCACCTGATTATATTTGACTACATATCAGTTTCCGCAAGCCTTGAAAACAG GGTGTGTGAGTATGTTGACCACCTGCATGAGCATTTCAAGTATCCTGTGATGATCCAGCGGGCTTCCTACATGCCTCCCAAG GATCCCGGCTACTCAACAGAAATGAAGGAGGAATCTGTAAAGAAACACCAGTATCCAGATGGTGAAGTTTGGAAGAAACTCCTTCCTGCTCAAGAAAATTAA
- the ENOSF1 gene encoding mitochondrial enolase superfamily member 1 isoform X5, whose protein sequence is MQKMESRGVELPSLWEKALKLIGPEKGVVHLATAAVLNAVWDLWAKQEGKPVWKLLVDMDPRTLVSCIDFRYITDVLTEEDALEILQKGQVGKKEREKQMLAQGYPAYTTSCAWLGYSDDTLKQLCAQALKDGWTRFKVKVGADLQDDMRRCQIIRDMIGPEKTLSLFLQMMDANQRWDVPEAVEWMSKLAKFKPLWIEEPTSPDDILGHATISKALVPLGIGIATGEQCHNRVIFKQLLQAKALQFLQIDSCRLGSVNENLSVLLMAKKFEIPVCPHAGGVGLCELVQHLIIFDYISVSASLENRVCEYVDHLHEHFKYPVMIQRASYMPPKDPGYSTEMKEESVKKHQYPDGEVWKKLLPAQEN, encoded by the exons ATGCAGAAGATGGAATCAAGGGGTGTGGAATTACCTTCACTCTGGGAAAAGGCACTGAAGTTG ATTGGTCCAGAAAAGGGCGTGGTGCACCTGGCGACAGCGGCCGTCCTAAACGCGGTGTGGGACTTGTGGGCCAAGCAGGAGGGAAAG CCTGTCTGGAAGTTACTTGTGGACATG GATCCCAGGACGCTGGTATCCTGCATAGATTTCAGGTACATCACTGATGTCCTGACTGAAGAGGATGCCCTAG aaaTACTGCAGAAAGGTCAAGTtggtaaaaaagaaagag agaagcaaatgctggcaCAAGGATACCCTGCTTACACGACATCGTGCGCCTGGCTGGGGTACTCAGATGACACGTTGAAGCAG CTCTGTGCCCAGGCGCTGAAGGATGGCTGGACCAG GTTTAAAGTAAAGGTGGGTGCTGATCTCCAGGATGACATGCGAAGATGCCAAATCATCCGAGACATGATTGGACCGGAAAAGACTTTG AgtctctttttgcagatgatGGATGCCAACCAGCGCTGGGATGTGCCTGAGGCAGTGGAGTGGATGTCCAAGCTGGCCAAGTTCAAGCCATTGTGGATTGAGGAGCCAACCTCCCCTGATGACATTCTGGGGCACGCCACCATTTCCAAG GCACTGGTCCCATTAGGAATTGGCATTGCCACAGGAGAACAG TGCCACAATAGAGTGATATTTAAGCAACTCCTACAGGCGAAGGCCCTGCAGTTCCTCCAGATTGACAGTTGCAGACTGGGCAGTGTCAATGAGAACCTCTCAGTATTGCTGATGGCCAAAAAGTTTGAAA TTCCTGTTTGCCCCCATGCTGGCGGAGTTGGCCTCTGTGAACTGGTGCAGCACCTGATTATATTTGACTACATATCAGTTTCCGCAAGCCTTGAAAACAG GGTGTGTGAGTATGTTGACCACCTGCATGAGCATTTCAAGTATCCTGTGATGATCCAGCGGGCTTCCTACATGCCTCCCAAG GATCCCGGCTACTCAACAGAAATGAAGGAGGAATCTGTAAAGAAACACCAGTATCCAGATGGTGAAGTTTGGAAGAAACTCCTTCCTGCTCAAGAAAATTAA
- the ENOSF1 gene encoding mitochondrial enolase superfamily member 1 isoform X6, which produces MQKMESRGVELPSLWEKALKLIGPEKGVVHLATAAVLNAVWDLWAKQEGKPVWKLLVDMDPRTLVSCIDFRYITDVLTEEDALEILQKGQVGKKEREKQMLAQGYPAYTTSCAWLGYSDDTLKQLCAQALKDGWTRFKVKVGADLQDDMRRCQIIRDMIGPEKTLMMDANQRWDVPEAVEWMSKLAKFKPLWIEEPTSPDDILGHATISKALVPLGIGIATGEQCHNRVIFKQLLQAKALQFLQIDSCRLGSVNENLSVLLMAKKFEIPVCPHAGGVGLCELVQHLIIFDYISVSASLENRVCEYVDHLHEHFKYPVMIQRASYMPPKDPGYSTEMKEESVKKHQYPDGEVWKKLLPAQEN; this is translated from the exons ATGCAGAAGATGGAATCAAGGGGTGTGGAATTACCTTCACTCTGGGAAAAGGCACTGAAGTTG ATTGGTCCAGAAAAGGGCGTGGTGCACCTGGCGACAGCGGCCGTCCTAAACGCGGTGTGGGACTTGTGGGCCAAGCAGGAGGGAAAG CCTGTCTGGAAGTTACTTGTGGACATG GATCCCAGGACGCTGGTATCCTGCATAGATTTCAGGTACATCACTGATGTCCTGACTGAAGAGGATGCCCTAG aaaTACTGCAGAAAGGTCAAGTtggtaaaaaagaaagag agaagcaaatgctggcaCAAGGATACCCTGCTTACACGACATCGTGCGCCTGGCTGGGGTACTCAGATGACACGTTGAAGCAG CTCTGTGCCCAGGCGCTGAAGGATGGCTGGACCAG GTTTAAAGTAAAGGTGGGTGCTGATCTCCAGGATGACATGCGAAGATGCCAAATCATCCGAGACATGATTGGACCGGAAAAGACTTTG atgatGGATGCCAACCAGCGCTGGGATGTGCCTGAGGCAGTGGAGTGGATGTCCAAGCTGGCCAAGTTCAAGCCATTGTGGATTGAGGAGCCAACCTCCCCTGATGACATTCTGGGGCACGCCACCATTTCCAAG GCACTGGTCCCATTAGGAATTGGCATTGCCACAGGAGAACAG TGCCACAATAGAGTGATATTTAAGCAACTCCTACAGGCGAAGGCCCTGCAGTTCCTCCAGATTGACAGTTGCAGACTGGGCAGTGTCAATGAGAACCTCTCAGTATTGCTGATGGCCAAAAAGTTTGAAA TTCCTGTTTGCCCCCATGCTGGCGGAGTTGGCCTCTGTGAACTGGTGCAGCACCTGATTATATTTGACTACATATCAGTTTCCGCAAGCCTTGAAAACAG GGTGTGTGAGTATGTTGACCACCTGCATGAGCATTTCAAGTATCCTGTGATGATCCAGCGGGCTTCCTACATGCCTCCCAAG GATCCCGGCTACTCAACAGAAATGAAGGAGGAATCTGTAAAGAAACACCAGTATCCAGATGGTGAAGTTTGGAAGAAACTCCTTCCTGCTCAAGAAAATTAA
- the ENOSF1 gene encoding mitochondrial enolase superfamily member 1 isoform X7: MLAQGYPAYTTSCAWLGYSDDTLKQLCAQALKDGWTRFKVKVGADLQDDMRRCQIIRDMIGPEKTLMMDANQRWDVPEAVEWMSKLAKFKPLWIEEPTSPDDILGHATISKALVPLGIGIATGEQCHNRVIFKQLLQAKALQFLQIDSCRLGSVNENLSVLLMAKKFEIPVCPHAGGVGLCELVQHLIIFDYISVSASLENRVCEYVDHLHEHFKYPVMIQRASYMPPKDPGYSTEMKEESVKKHQYPDGEVWKKLLPAQEN; the protein is encoded by the exons atgctggcaCAAGGATACCCTGCTTACACGACATCGTGCGCCTGGCTGGGGTACTCAGATGACACGTTGAAGCAG CTCTGTGCCCAGGCGCTGAAGGATGGCTGGACCAG GTTTAAAGTAAAGGTGGGTGCTGATCTCCAGGATGACATGCGAAGATGCCAAATCATCCGAGACATGATTGGACCGGAAAAGACTTTG atgatGGATGCCAACCAGCGCTGGGATGTGCCTGAGGCAGTGGAGTGGATGTCCAAGCTGGCCAAGTTCAAGCCATTGTGGATTGAGGAGCCAACCTCCCCTGATGACATTCTGGGGCACGCCACCATTTCCAAG GCACTGGTCCCATTAGGAATTGGCATTGCCACAGGAGAACAG TGCCACAATAGAGTGATATTTAAGCAACTCCTACAGGCGAAGGCCCTGCAGTTCCTCCAGATTGACAGTTGCAGACTGGGCAGTGTCAATGAGAACCTCTCAGTATTGCTGATGGCCAAAAAGTTTGAAA TTCCTGTTTGCCCCCATGCTGGCGGAGTTGGCCTCTGTGAACTGGTGCAGCACCTGATTATATTTGACTACATATCAGTTTCCGCAAGCCTTGAAAACAG GGTGTGTGAGTATGTTGACCACCTGCATGAGCATTTCAAGTATCCTGTGATGATCCAGCGGGCTTCCTACATGCCTCCCAAG GATCCCGGCTACTCAACAGAAATGAAGGAGGAATCTGTAAAGAAACACCAGTATCCAGATGGTGAAGTTTGGAAGAAACTCCTTCCTGCTCAAGAAAATTAA